One Vallitalea pronyensis genomic region harbors:
- a CDS encoding recombinase family protein, whose translation MALGYCIYLRKSRADMEAESRGEGETLARHEKILLDLANKMQIGITQTYREIVSGETISSRPVMQQLLTEVEQRLWTGVLVVEIERLARGDTVDQGIVAQSFKYSDTKIITPMKVYDPRNAFDEEYFEFGLFMSRREYKTINRRLQRGRIESVKEGKYLGTTPPYGYIRKKLVHDKGYSLAIHPQQADVVRFIFNLYSQGNIPSNGTSTPLGVSSIAKQLNKLNIKPLRSDKWVASTIRSMLRNPVYIGKIRWNARPEVKKMIDGKLIKIRPRAKQKNWILVDGLHEAIIDTHVYNLVQHRLSKNTPAPVPTGLTIKNPLAGLIVCGLCGRKMVRRPYSNGYPDALICPVPSCKNISSKLTVIEKKLMDALQNWLAAYQLNLACNSHPTIQHNPFHHDMAKKNIRKLEQELVVLEGQRDNLHDLLEQGIYTAEKFSERYNVITAKIQIINDQRNDLLGLFVEHETIHDNRKTPIFKVEKILQIYNNLSNASAKNLLLKEVLEKVEYIKTVNGRWHHHADDFELLIFPKLPKEITIT comes from the coding sequence ATGGCATTAGGCTATTGTATCTATCTAAGAAAATCAAGAGCAGATATGGAAGCTGAATCCCGTGGCGAAGGGGAAACCCTTGCTAGGCATGAGAAAATCTTATTGGATTTAGCTAATAAGATGCAAATTGGTATAACCCAAACTTATCGAGAAATCGTATCTGGCGAAACCATATCTTCTCGTCCAGTTATGCAGCAGCTACTAACGGAAGTTGAGCAACGGTTATGGACTGGAGTACTTGTTGTAGAGATTGAACGATTGGCTCGTGGTGACACAGTTGATCAAGGTATTGTTGCTCAAAGCTTTAAATACTCAGATACCAAAATTATTACACCTATGAAGGTATATGACCCTCGTAATGCCTTTGATGAAGAATATTTTGAATTTGGTTTATTCATGTCCAGACGTGAATACAAAACCATTAATAGACGACTACAACGTGGTAGAATTGAATCCGTGAAGGAAGGTAAATATCTAGGCACAACACCTCCTTATGGTTATATAAGAAAGAAGTTAGTCCATGATAAAGGCTACTCCCTTGCTATCCATCCACAACAAGCAGATGTTGTGCGCTTCATATTTAATCTGTATAGTCAAGGTAATATACCATCTAATGGCACATCTACACCACTAGGTGTATCATCTATTGCTAAACAGCTAAATAAGCTTAATATTAAGCCGTTAAGAAGTGATAAATGGGTTGCTTCTACTATTAGAAGTATGCTTAGAAACCCAGTGTATATAGGCAAAATTCGTTGGAACGCTCGTCCTGAAGTTAAAAAAATGATAGATGGTAAGCTGATTAAAATCAGACCTAGGGCTAAGCAAAAGAATTGGATACTTGTGGATGGTTTACATGAAGCCATCATAGACACCCATGTCTATAATCTTGTTCAGCATCGATTATCCAAAAATACACCTGCACCTGTACCCACTGGACTCACCATCAAAAATCCTCTTGCTGGACTTATAGTATGTGGTCTATGCGGTCGAAAGATGGTTAGGCGCCCTTATTCTAACGGCTATCCAGATGCTTTAATATGTCCTGTACCTTCTTGTAAGAACATTAGTTCAAAGTTAACAGTTATTGAAAAGAAATTAATGGACGCTTTACAAAATTGGTTAGCTGCATATCAATTAAATCTTGCATGTAATAGTCATCCTACAATACAACATAACCCTTTTCATCATGATATGGCAAAAAAAAATATTCGTAAGTTAGAACAAGAACTTGTCGTTTTAGAAGGTCAACGTGATAATTTACATGATTTACTTGAACAAGGAATTTATACAGCAGAAAAATTTTCAGAGAGATACAATGTTATTACGGCTAAAATTCAAATAATAAATGATCAGCGAAATGACTTGTTGGGGCTATTCGTTGAACATGAAACCATACATGATAATAGAAAGACACCTATATTTAAAGTAGAAAAAATTCTCCAGATCTATAACAATTTATCAAACGCATCTGCCAAAAACCTCCTTCTCAAAGAGGTATTAGAAAAAGTTGAATATATCAAGACAGTTAATGGGCGATGGCATCATCATGCTGATGACTTTGAATTACTTATTTTCCCTAAATTACCTAAGGAAATAACGATAACATGA
- a CDS encoding spore coat protein CotJB, whose protein sequence is MYNPKLMRDIQKLGFAVLDLNLYLDTHPDDKKALSDYNAIQCQYEKKREMYEMNVGPLVNFGMSPSKYPWQWLEGPWPWEHE, encoded by the coding sequence ATGTATAATCCAAAACTCATGCGTGACATTCAGAAGCTAGGCTTTGCTGTCCTCGACCTGAATCTTTATCTGGATACACATCCAGATGACAAAAAAGCATTGTCGGATTACAATGCCATTCAATGCCAATATGAAAAGAAACGTGAAATGTATGAAATGAACGTAGGTCCACTTGTTAACTTTGGTATGAGCCCAAGTAAATATCCTTGGCAATGGTTAGAAGGACCTTGGCCTTGGGAGCATGAATAA
- a CDS encoding spore coat associated protein CotJA: MRNMYDNQNSMRPEPADRYKGTKVMPEEPCPDIPLATAYIRNQPYVGLVPLDEGFKRGSMFPNLYQPGHYNRRCSY; this comes from the coding sequence ATGAGAAATATGTATGATAATCAGAACTCTATGCGTCCTGAACCAGCTGACCGTTACAAGGGAACAAAGGTCATGCCAGAAGAACCATGTCCAGATATACCCTTAGCCACTGCTTACATTCGTAATCAACCATACGTAGGACTAGTACCGTTAGATGAAGGCTTCAAAAGAGGCAGCATGTTTCCTAATCTATACCAACCTGGCCACTATAATCGGAGGTGTTCCTACTAA
- a CDS encoding helix-turn-helix domain-containing protein, whose protein sequence is MTKMNIAEIVYNKFKHNESHHRTLSDNPSLGILFSGYVRKNTASGSHYNYTPNEYHGIFILSGEGIYQTDEGMEIPIQPGDFIQRFPGKTHSTIITSNDWSELYLSIGSHIYRSFAEIYVFAPDKPVLSPGHDFELIQQILDYHARLGNANRIELPLLLSEATAIIAKATYLDRIRRTTTDEMNILAMSIQYIEANITHRLSVEEVAAHVNMGYEKFRKLFTKQYRISPGNYILNRRINTAQKMLSAGKLSIKEIAMELGYPDSYSFSKQFKKLTGHTPSQFRHFYYHE, encoded by the coding sequence ATGACTAAAATGAATATTGCTGAAATCGTTTATAACAAGTTCAAACACAATGAATCCCATCATCGCACCTTAAGTGATAACCCTTCATTAGGTATATTATTTAGCGGCTATGTTCGAAAAAATACAGCTTCTGGATCTCACTATAATTACACCCCAAACGAATATCATGGTATTTTCATCTTATCTGGTGAAGGTATTTATCAAACAGATGAGGGTATGGAAATCCCCATTCAACCTGGGGATTTTATTCAACGTTTCCCAGGTAAAACCCATAGTACCATTATTACATCCAATGATTGGAGTGAACTTTATCTATCCATTGGTTCTCATATTTATCGTAGTTTTGCAGAAATCTATGTTTTTGCACCAGATAAGCCTGTCTTATCACCTGGACATGACTTTGAGCTGATTCAGCAAATACTGGATTATCATGCAAGGCTTGGTAATGCAAATCGTATTGAGCTTCCTTTACTGCTTAGTGAAGCCACTGCAATCATTGCCAAGGCTACTTATTTAGATCGGATAAGACGTACCACCACCGATGAAATGAATATTTTAGCCATGAGCATCCAATACATTGAGGCCAATATTACTCACCGCCTTAGTGTGGAGGAGGTTGCTGCTCATGTGAACATGGGATATGAGAAATTCAGAAAACTGTTTACAAAGCAATACCGTATTTCTCCAGGTAATTATATCCTCAATCGTCGTATTAATACAGCACAAAAGATGTTATCGGCAGGCAAGTTATCCATTAAAGAAATTGCTATGGAATTAGGTTATCCCGACTCCTATAGCTTTTCCAAGCAATTTAAAAAACTGACTGGGCACACCCCTTCCCAATTTCGTCATTTTTACTATCATGAATAA
- a CDS encoding MFS transporter gives MSSFVLNIFKKKGSRQMVDKNDSLHRSRQFFILEGVTGIGQFSLTSGAFLAGFIHMLKGSDQINGMIAVIPAMAGVFQIFSSLIFEKMTKRKHTMVKMAIGLRSILALVYFIPMLMMPLGLGLEAFVLCFIIAYTINALNTPALVNWLVELTPLSIRGQYLAYREKISLLVTAMLTIGLGKVLDYTRDAGNDMIGFGIVGLIVIVFSILNIYALIHIQEPSEHVPNHYKLKEVVTTPIKSPSFKRIILLFIIWNFALQIGGPFITVYMVTHLKLQYTYMMSLSVITTLVRVAISGYWGRMADKKSWFLSTKWSVGILAVVHFLWGFVTDGNYHVLVPILHVCSGIAWGGIGISLFNMQFLFAKKEGRTMYIGLNAAIGGIASGVAVWIGGQMIKLLENQSFMLFNIPIGNLQMTFFISGLLLFICPIFVKLFIEHQQVEQEDG, from the coding sequence ATGAGTTCATTTGTTTTAAACATATTTAAAAAAAAGGGTTCTCGTCAAATGGTAGATAAAAATGATTCATTACATAGAAGTAGACAATTTTTTATTTTAGAAGGTGTGACAGGCATAGGGCAATTTTCTCTGACATCTGGAGCATTTCTTGCTGGGTTTATACATATGTTAAAAGGCTCAGACCAGATTAATGGGATGATAGCGGTTATACCAGCTATGGCAGGGGTATTTCAGATCTTTTCATCTTTAATCTTTGAAAAGATGACAAAGCGTAAGCATACCATGGTCAAAATGGCTATTGGGCTGCGAAGCATCTTGGCATTGGTTTATTTTATTCCCATGTTAATGATGCCTTTAGGGCTAGGTCTTGAAGCCTTTGTACTGTGCTTTATTATTGCGTATACCATTAATGCCCTAAATACACCAGCTCTCGTGAATTGGCTTGTTGAATTGACGCCTCTATCCATAAGAGGGCAGTATTTAGCTTATCGAGAAAAGATTTCTCTTTTGGTAACGGCCATGTTAACCATTGGTTTGGGTAAGGTGCTGGATTATACAAGAGATGCAGGAAATGACATGATAGGTTTTGGCATTGTTGGGCTTATCGTTATTGTTTTTAGTATATTGAATATCTATGCCTTAATCCATATTCAAGAACCAAGTGAGCATGTACCGAATCACTATAAGTTAAAAGAGGTTGTTACCACGCCAATAAAAAGTCCATCCTTTAAAAGAATCATTCTGTTATTTATTATATGGAATTTTGCCTTGCAGATAGGTGGTCCTTTTATCACGGTGTACATGGTAACACACCTTAAACTACAGTATACTTATATGATGAGCTTATCCGTTATAACAACCCTCGTTCGGGTAGCCATATCGGGTTATTGGGGTAGAATGGCAGATAAGAAATCTTGGTTTTTAAGTACGAAATGGTCCGTTGGTATTCTTGCTGTGGTACACTTTTTATGGGGATTTGTCACAGATGGCAACTACCATGTGCTTGTACCGATTCTCCATGTATGTTCAGGTATAGCATGGGGAGGAATCGGTATTTCCCTATTCAATATGCAGTTTCTATTTGCTAAAAAAGAAGGTAGGACCATGTACATTGGTCTCAATGCAGCCATTGGCGGTATTGCCAGTGGTGTAGCAGTATGGATTGGTGGACAGATGATTAAATTACTGGAAAATCAAAGTTTTATGTTATTTAACATACCAATAGGTAATTTACAGATGACTTTCTTTATATCCGGCCTCCTGTTATTCATATGTCCTATATTTGTTAAGTTGTTCATTGAGCATCAACAAGTAGAACAAGAAGATGGTTAA
- a CDS encoding HAD-IB family hydrolase → MIGAFFDIDGTLYREGLITEIFKKLIKSEIIDQQRWYNEVREKYIKWDKRIGNYDDYLLKMAEIYTDAIKGLHRTQIEFIAGKVIEQKGDRVYTFTRNQIKWHIEQGHKVITISGSPFELVRAMSIKHGFHDYIGSHYITDDKNMYTGDVKPMWDSKNKKLAIEALVKKYHIDLSSSYAYGDTAGDFSMLKSVANPVAINPTKELVTKLKEDPDTRHKAQIIVERKDMIYRLKPSDICL, encoded by the coding sequence ATGATTGGCGCATTTTTTGATATTGATGGCACACTGTACCGTGAAGGATTAATAACAGAAATATTTAAAAAGCTCATTAAATCAGAGATTATTGACCAACAACGTTGGTACAATGAAGTAAGGGAAAAATACATTAAGTGGGATAAACGGATCGGTAACTATGATGATTATCTCCTTAAGATGGCAGAAATCTATACCGATGCCATAAAAGGGCTTCATCGAACCCAAATTGAATTTATTGCCGGTAAAGTTATCGAGCAAAAAGGTGACCGTGTCTATACTTTTACCCGGAATCAAATCAAGTGGCATATTGAACAAGGTCATAAAGTCATTACCATTTCTGGTTCACCTTTTGAGCTGGTCAGGGCCATGTCCATTAAACATGGCTTTCATGATTATATAGGCTCTCACTATATTACTGATGATAAAAACATGTATACAGGAGATGTCAAACCTATGTGGGACAGTAAGAACAAAAAACTTGCCATTGAAGCCCTTGTAAAAAAATACCATATTGATTTATCAAGCTCTTATGCCTATGGGGATACTGCTGGTGACTTTTCTATGTTGAAATCCGTTGCCAATCCTGTAGCCATTAATCCTACTAAAGAACTGGTTACCAAACTCAAAGAGGATCCAGATACCCGTCACAAAGCACAAATTATCGTTGAACGTAAAGATATGATTTATCGTTTAAAACCTTCTGATATTTGTTTATAA
- a CDS encoding Gfo/Idh/MocA family protein — translation MYIHYHLIGLGYIGKVHLMAMNNFHMVNMPIDSQLIRQQLITRNPQKIDANQQQALGFKRIIQQEDMVYDPQGIHIVDLCSPNVYHHDLLLHAIEHQAHVYCEKPLTMNGQETKHVLKYYKAGQSKIQLCYTLRYLPAFAKARAAIKNHVIGDITSFRIEYYHSSYLNPDKPYAWRLDKQMSGGGALFDLGSHAIDLLQFLVAPVAEVLSYSDTVIKTRKDHEGMEHPVTVDDQAFIHVSTRNQIKGTVEVSRIAAGDDGIRVRLYGTKGSLMVDVFHNPYDVIYHNVLGQPCHLDERCYQDDAYYQHVSAFYPTPKLSQGFFMDSHMACLGSFISQVEKGDTVEGAPSLEACQSIEAVLSACLKSATTGRKEKIDY, via the coding sequence ATGTACATACATTATCATCTTATAGGACTTGGTTATATCGGCAAAGTTCATCTGATGGCTATGAATAATTTTCATATGGTAAACATGCCAATAGACAGCCAGCTCATACGTCAACAACTCATAACAAGAAACCCACAAAAGATAGATGCCAATCAACAACAAGCATTAGGGTTCAAACGTATTATTCAACAAGAGGACATGGTATATGATCCACAAGGTATCCATATAGTCGATTTATGTAGTCCTAATGTGTATCACCATGATTTATTGCTTCATGCCATAGAGCACCAAGCCCACGTATATTGCGAAAAACCACTGACCATGAATGGACAGGAAACCAAGCATGTCTTGAAGTACTATAAGGCAGGCCAATCAAAGATACAATTATGCTATACCTTGCGCTATTTGCCAGCTTTTGCAAAAGCCAGAGCCGCCATTAAGAACCATGTTATCGGTGACATCACCAGTTTTAGAATAGAATATTACCATTCATCTTATCTGAATCCGGATAAACCTTATGCATGGCGTTTAGATAAACAGATGAGTGGCGGCGGTGCTTTGTTTGACCTTGGAAGTCATGCTATTGATCTATTACAATTTCTTGTAGCACCTGTGGCAGAAGTGTTATCTTATTCCGACACAGTTATTAAAACAAGAAAAGACCATGAGGGTATGGAACATCCTGTCACAGTGGATGATCAGGCATTCATTCATGTGTCTACTAGGAATCAGATTAAGGGGACAGTGGAAGTATCACGAATAGCTGCTGGTGATGACGGTATTCGTGTACGTCTGTATGGCACAAAAGGTTCTCTTATGGTGGATGTGTTTCATAATCCATATGACGTGATTTATCATAATGTTTTAGGGCAACCCTGTCATTTAGATGAACGTTGCTACCAAGATGATGCTTATTATCAGCATGTATCTGCTTTTTATCCTACACCTAAGCTTTCACAAGGCTTTTTTATGGATTCTCATATGGCTTGTCTCGGATCGTTTATTTCTCAGGTTGAAAAAGGTGATACTGTAGAAGGTGCACCCAGTTTAGAAGCGTGTCAATCCATTGAAGCTGTATTAAGTGCATGTCTTAAATCAGCAACAACAGGTAGAAAAGAGAAAATAGACTATTAA
- a CDS encoding glycosyltransferase family 4 protein, whose product MKIGFPVPAEGKGGTKTWMMAFQNYCIAQGHQVFCKRMDVDVFVSLANFASFDMLEALKAKKTKMIYRMDGIFFDYFIESQLMRKDFNDLVAATIESAHKVVYQSQFSKEVASHIVDVDNIPGTVIYNGADTRFFKPEGPILERPKDKKIVLSIAYWGPPMLAQYSIQQFIDIAKCFVNHKDIEFWILGEAYPENEAKIIEADLPNVTKINLHEQVPREDMPTYIRTADIIMHLRPNDACSNLIIEAMNVGKPIVGLDLGSTPELLGDAGLRCESEPSFTEFPKINPMSMYEQIIKTFDDYAFYQQKILERGKLFTLEKMCQAYLREMNNLVENKS is encoded by the coding sequence ATGAAAATAGGATTCCCTGTACCAGCAGAGGGAAAAGGGGGAACAAAAACGTGGATGATGGCATTTCAAAATTACTGTATTGCTCAAGGGCATCAAGTATTTTGCAAACGTATGGATGTAGATGTTTTTGTATCCTTAGCCAATTTCGCATCTTTTGATATGCTAGAAGCATTGAAAGCGAAAAAAACAAAAATGATATATCGAATGGATGGTATTTTTTTTGACTATTTTATTGAATCCCAGCTTATGAGGAAAGACTTTAATGATTTGGTCGCTGCTACAATAGAAAGTGCCCATAAAGTCGTCTATCAAAGCCAATTTTCTAAAGAAGTTGCCAGCCACATTGTGGATGTTGATAACATACCAGGAACGGTCATTTATAATGGGGCTGATACCCGATTTTTTAAGCCAGAAGGACCGATACTTGAACGGCCAAAAGATAAGAAAATTGTGCTGTCCATTGCTTATTGGGGGCCTCCTATGTTGGCTCAATATAGTATTCAGCAATTTATAGACATTGCTAAGTGTTTTGTCAATCATAAAGATATTGAATTTTGGATACTAGGGGAAGCTTATCCTGAAAATGAAGCTAAGATTATAGAAGCGGACTTACCCAATGTAACCAAAATAAATCTCCATGAACAAGTGCCTCGAGAAGACATGCCAACATATATTCGAACAGCAGATATTATCATGCATTTAAGACCAAATGATGCCTGTTCCAATCTCATAATTGAAGCCATGAATGTTGGTAAGCCCATTGTTGGTTTAGACTTGGGAAGTACGCCAGAACTCCTTGGAGATGCGGGTCTGCGTTGTGAATCAGAACCGTCTTTCACAGAATTTCCCAAGATAAACCCTATGAGCATGTATGAACAGATTATCAAAACTTTTGATGATTATGCTTTTTATCAACAGAAGATATTAGAACGTGGTAAGCTGTTTACATTAGAAAAAATGTGCCAAGCTTATTTAAGAGAAATGAATAACCTTGTAGAAAACAAATCATGA
- a CDS encoding glycosyltransferase — translation MKIKFFISDNELAPTTISAKLIIACLLERGLDVEAINDTQKKLALLKNPDYDMIIFQKKIGRGHTYPDIKHLKGIVKLVFIDDDFLGMDSAHHVQTLNHADLILVGNKQHQGLMGDYVDVPVETFTSILDFHNYPYMGYASKHNNPLIISWQQSLADIYIEDLLSIKDVLIDLHHKYHIHLHLYGWHEGKHYHVPDKRSVIKKALPFATCVSFQPYEGYVKNIVPQIAASDIAIVPYVNRSDRYGKSGFALKRTMLLGVPLVVSNIGVHEELIQDGLNGFIAENEEEWYQKLEDLITHGELRQQFSLQARHVMESKFSYEQCTDIFIQAIHKHIPAFKPS, via the coding sequence ATGAAGATTAAATTTTTTATATCCGATAATGAGCTGGCTCCTACGACTATTTCAGCAAAACTTATTATAGCATGTCTATTAGAGCGAGGTCTTGATGTAGAGGCAATTAATGACACACAAAAGAAACTTGCATTATTAAAAAATCCGGATTATGATATGATTATTTTTCAAAAAAAGATAGGTCGTGGGCATACCTATCCAGATATCAAGCACCTCAAAGGCATTGTTAAACTGGTCTTCATAGATGATGATTTTCTTGGTATGGATAGTGCCCACCATGTTCAAACCCTTAATCATGCAGACCTCATTCTGGTTGGTAATAAGCAGCACCAAGGGTTAATGGGAGATTATGTGGATGTACCCGTGGAGACATTTACATCCATACTGGATTTTCACAATTATCCATACATGGGGTATGCATCCAAACATAACAATCCCTTAATTATTAGCTGGCAGCAAAGTCTAGCAGATATCTATATTGAAGATTTACTAAGTATTAAAGATGTGTTGATTGATTTACACCATAAGTACCATATTCATTTACATCTGTATGGTTGGCATGAAGGCAAACATTATCATGTACCCGACAAACGATCGGTAATCAAGAAAGCACTGCCTTTTGCAACATGCGTCTCTTTTCAACCCTATGAAGGTTATGTGAAAAACATTGTACCTCAAATTGCAGCATCGGATATAGCCATTGTACCTTATGTCAATCGGTCAGACCGTTATGGCAAGTCAGGGTTTGCATTAAAAAGAACCATGTTATTAGGTGTACCCTTAGTCGTATCCAATATAGGTGTCCATGAAGAATTGATTCAAGATGGGCTTAATGGATTTATTGCAGAAAATGAAGAGGAGTGGTACCAGAAGCTTGAAGATTTAATTACCCATGGTGAATTAAGACAACAGTTTTCGTTACAAGCAAGACATGTAATGGAAAGCAAGTTTAGTTATGAACAATGTACGGATATCTTTATACAAGCCATTCATAAACATATACCAGCTTTTAAGCCCAGTTAA
- a CDS encoding GntR family transcriptional regulator has product MKFEIDKNSVIPIYRQIIQQMTTHINQGALKAGDKLPAERDLAAELNISRGTITKAYGELERNDVIEVIRGSGSFVAKEQDVLDKGRKEQAITLIDHTIKELEKMQFSFHEMKLFFDLMVMEREKQLEGIPIATVDCNPEALTIFKNQIGYISKVEITRFLLEDLIKLPDIPKVFEPYHLIITTSNHYDELIALLPEQKDKIVKAAVSPSQQTIIDLAKIGHGDRIGILCYTHRFFEIIRETLLSFGIGEQQFANAQVEGLDEHAIEKFLQDKKYLLLPADSNIEHSYRQVIMDFKRGGGKIIYFEYQIQRGTLIYIEERIYHIINRQK; this is encoded by the coding sequence ATGAAATTTGAAATTGATAAGAATAGTGTTATCCCAATATACCGCCAGATTATTCAGCAGATGACGACCCATATTAATCAAGGTGCGTTAAAAGCTGGTGATAAGCTGCCTGCTGAAAGGGATTTAGCTGCTGAACTTAACATATCAAGGGGGACCATTACCAAAGCTTATGGTGAGTTGGAACGTAATGATGTCATTGAGGTGATTAGGGGAAGTGGTAGTTTTGTTGCCAAGGAGCAGGATGTTCTTGATAAGGGGCGAAAGGAACAGGCCATTACGCTTATTGATCATACCATAAAAGAATTGGAAAAAATGCAATTTTCATTTCATGAGATGAAGTTATTTTTTGATTTAATGGTCATGGAAAGAGAAAAACAATTGGAGGGCATACCCATTGCTACAGTGGATTGTAATCCAGAAGCATTGACCATCTTTAAAAATCAGATTGGGTATATCTCGAAGGTAGAAATAACCAGGTTCTTATTAGAGGATTTAATTAAGCTGCCGGATATTCCTAAGGTATTTGAGCCTTATCATTTAATCATTACCACATCCAATCATTATGACGAACTGATAGCATTACTTCCTGAACAAAAGGACAAAATTGTAAAAGCAGCCGTATCACCCAGTCAACAAACCATTATTGATCTTGCAAAAATTGGCCATGGTGATCGTATTGGTATTCTATGTTATACCCATAGATTCTTTGAAATCATTAGAGAGACCTTGTTATCATTTGGTATTGGAGAGCAACAATTTGCCAATGCTCAAGTAGAAGGATTAGATGAGCACGCTATTGAGAAATTTCTACAGGATAAGAAATACCTTTTGCTGCCTGCGGATTCTAATATTGAGCACAGCTATCGTCAAGTTATCATGGATTTTAAACGTGGTGGAGGTAAGATCATTTACTTTGAATATCAGATTCAGCGAGGAACCCTTATCTATATTGAAGAGCGGATTTACCATATTATTAATAGGCAAAAATAA
- a CDS encoding MerR family transcriptional regulator, with protein MRYKVKEVADMVGITIRMLHHYDKIGLLKPQSVNAAGYRLYSDSDLERLQQVLFFKELDFSLNQIKELLDDPGFDRHKALKSHRQLLLEKKKRLESIIKTVDRTIQAVQGGTTMKTKEMFDGFDMRDIEAHKEKYAKEVEEKYGHSDAYKECAKKTASYKSEQWKEIKEKNTAIFDKIVSLMDKGPADAEVQEAVGAYRQYITDYFYTCTPEIFRGLGDMYITDQRFTKNLNKHGEGFAAFMKEAMGIYCDNL; from the coding sequence ATGCGTTATAAGGTTAAGGAAGTTGCAGATATGGTGGGTATAACCATACGTATGCTTCATCATTATGATAAGATTGGTCTTCTTAAACCACAGTCTGTAAATGCAGCCGGCTACAGACTATATAGCGACAGTGACCTTGAAAGATTACAGCAAGTCTTATTCTTCAAGGAACTGGACTTTAGCCTCAATCAAATAAAAGAGCTGTTGGATGACCCAGGTTTTGATCGTCATAAAGCGTTAAAGTCGCACCGTCAGTTACTTCTTGAAAAGAAGAAGCGATTGGAAAGTATTATCAAAACAGTTGACCGAACCATCCAAGCTGTTCAAGGAGGGACAACGATGAAAACAAAAGAAATGTTTGATGGATTTGATATGCGTGACATTGAAGCGCACAAAGAAAAATATGCTAAAGAAGTAGAAGAAAAGTATGGGCATAGCGATGCTTACAAAGAATGTGCTAAAAAAACCGCTTCTTATAAAAGTGAGCAATGGAAAGAAATTAAAGAAAAAAATACCGCAATCTTTGATAAGATTGTATCGCTTATGGATAAAGGACCTGCTGATGCTGAAGTTCAAGAAGCAGTTGGTGCTTATAGACAATATATTACCGATTACTTCTATACATGTACGCCTGAAATTTTCCGAGGACTAGGCGACATGTATATAACGGACCAACGTTTTACCAAGAACCTTAACAAACATGGTGAAGGCTTTGCAGCTTTTATGAAAGAAGCAATGGGCATCTATTGCGACAATCTATAA
- a CDS encoding ParB/RepB/Spo0J family partition protein — MRKNKKFTFSVEEARWYGSNHKIEQWVHSFLTTIGNNRGFSDGLKLQKRYWLGPVLCDLNMFGRCCGPEDGLKYYEPLLNFEERVKKMQLSIRDGWEVPPLIVNHNKGKFELNDGNHRYEALRRLDIHMYWVIFWDSDNHLHTLKERIKR, encoded by the coding sequence ATGAGAAAAAATAAAAAGTTTACATTTAGTGTAGAAGAAGCCAGATGGTATGGAAGTAATCATAAAATAGAACAATGGGTACACAGCTTTTTAACAACAATAGGCAACAATCGTGGATTTTCGGATGGATTGAAGCTACAAAAACGATATTGGTTAGGTCCTGTATTATGTGATTTAAATATGTTTGGAAGATGTTGTGGTCCAGAGGATGGACTAAAATATTATGAGCCATTATTAAATTTTGAAGAGCGGGTTAAGAAGATGCAGTTATCTATTAGAGATGGTTGGGAAGTGCCTCCCCTAATAGTGAACCACAACAAAGGCAAGTTTGAACTTAATGATGGTAATCATAGGTATGAAGCTCTAAGGAGATTGGATATTCACATGTATTGGGTTATATTTTGGGATAGTGACAATCATTTACATACACTAAAAGAGAGGATTAAAAGATGA